The following are encoded in a window of Salvia miltiorrhiza cultivar Shanhuang (shh) unplaced genomic scaffold, IMPLAD_Smil_shh original_scaffold_462, whole genome shotgun sequence genomic DNA:
- the LOC131004843 gene encoding endoribonuclease Dicer homolog 3a-like, producing the protein MEMEEEKRVAKPLKRRPEALDSALPEAYQMDTDRVSIPREYQLKVYEVAMKRNTIAMLETGAGKTMIAIMMVKEIGRSLKNKDGGKKLIAFLAPTVHLVHQQFKEIQSHTDLLVKEYYGALGVDDWNAEIWEKEINNHDVFVMTPQILLDALRKAYISFKVFGFIVLDECHRASGNHPYAKIMEEFYHRSSVRPKIFGMTASPVIRKGASSIKDSNQQIGQLESLLDSQVYTLEERVEIEEYIPSAKPMCRFYDPLPVNFEIKDKIESALSKFNAVLLGVKESLPSQDTEMANRCKLLQDRMASDHSKIVFCFENLGLLCAYEAVKVCMESAPKVQEECEVFKEGVMQYEKFLQEVLSIIEGALEHKNLLNANGGSGSLATGQISPKLVELLEIFRSFGKDTELLCIIFVERIIAAKVIERVMKKIDNLSHFNVSYLTGSNSGVGGLSSKAQLDILESFRNGRVNLLFSTDVLEEGIDVAKCSWVIRFDLPKTVRSYIQSRGRARHKDSHYITMLERGNAKQIDHMLFITRSETSMIHTAVNRDPGVSPVKACNTNKVVSYVVESSGASVTSDSSISLLHRYCQTLPLDKSFSPKPNFEILTEGNLYRCKMTLPPNASFQTIIGPAAGSPNVSKQLVCLDACKKLHLMGALDDRLLPSKQGSAQKDSTLKGDTKLKKVKAVTGSAQKDSTLKGDTKLKKVKAVTGSAQKDSTSKGDTKLTKVKAVTSGPGTTKRKELHGSIRTRILSGTWGDKLGDVIFHAYKIDFACNIAEQKYSSFVLLMESKLADDVANIEVDLYLLSKFVKASVSSCGQMHLDGQQVEKAKCFQQLIFNGLFGKLFVKSSGKRKFIFGTEALPWDPSHMYLLLPLESEDIATERPVISWSGIDSAVTTVEFLKNNALLNLQQPATVDEDTSIHMHDLDETKLSSDIIHLADRSATVDGIKEMVVVAIHTGRIYSIVDIVNGTSGSTPFEGECDESYSSFANYYYKKYGIVLKHPQQPLLLLKQSHNLHNLLVDFRNEGDSLEKDAGGKVTVEKKPQQRAQIPPELVVGTDITTYILKSFYLLPSVMQRLETLMLASQLREEISLHAGHSSISSSLILEAITTQRCNESFSMERLELLGDSFLKYAVSCHLFLKYPKMCEGQLTSHRTRIISNLSLHKFGTDRKLQEYVRDCPFEPRRWTAPGQSSIWPSPCEHQLDTREVPLVDRFFSENTNVKLGKTCDKGHRWIVSKTISDCVEALIGAYYEGGGLTAAISLMKWLGIEVESEHFLVDDAIRTASLYSYAPKAEDISVLESKLGYNFSTKGLLLEAITHAAGSEKGAGYSYERLEFLGDAVLDILVTRHLYMNHREVDPGLLTDMRSASVNNDNFALAAVRQNLHPHLQHVSSSLESQISTFVNLVSSMSTSALTPDIKGPKVLGDLVEGIAGAVLIDSKLNLDEVWRVFKPILSPLVTPEKLELQPSRELTELCDSLGYFIKQHYVMKGDVVHAELKLQLESVLLNGNGVGPNSKAAKGMAALQLLKKLESRGIKSSKRPKHDSDAEAPSFAVSDDDIHCEQLSETSGSVPKRRKIVQSQQESIVDSSSTECSSQMVDIPVIPPIEMKKGGPRTSLHTLCMRLQWPAPSFQTTEEKSRTAFTFGDTTSFCSFESQISLTIPDSGKLELMGEARGDKKSSYDSAALLMLYELERLGRIRIGE; encoded by the exons ATGGAGAtggaagaagagaagagagtgGCCAAACCCTTGAAGAGAAGGCCAGAGGCTTTGGATTCTGCACTGCCTGAGGCCTACCAGATGGATACAGATCGTGTATCGATTCCCAGAGA GTATCAACTGAAGGTGTATGAGGTGGCAATGAAAAGGAACACTATAGCAATGTTGGAGACTGGGGCTGGGAAAACTATGATAGCCATTATGATGGTCAAGGAAATTGGTAGATCTTTGAAGAACAAAGATGGTGGCAAAAAGCTGATTGCTTTCTTGGCTCCCACTGTTCATCTTGTCCACCAG CAATTTAAGGAGATACAATCACACACAGATCTTCTTGTGAAGGAATATTATGGTGCCCTAGGAGTTGATGATTGGAATGCCGAAATTTGGGAGAAGGAGATCAACAACCACGAT GTGTTTGTCATGACTCCGCAAATCTTATTGGATGCTTTGAGGAAAGCATATATAAGTTTTAAAGTATTTGGTTTCATTGTCCTAGATGAATGCCACCGAGCCAGTGGTAACCATCCTTATGCAAAAATAATGGAG GAATTTTATCACAGATCTTCGGTAAGACCGAAGATTTTTGGGATGACTGCTTCTCCCGTAATTAGAAAAG GTGCCTCATCCATTAAAGACTCAAATCAACAAATAGGGCAGCTTGAAAGTTTGTTAGATTCCCAG GTTTATACATTGGAGGAAAGAGTAGAAATTGAGGAATATATTCCCTCGGCCAAGCCAATGTGCAGATTTTATGATCCGTTACCTGTCAACTTTGAAATCAAAGATAAAATAGAATCTGCATTGTCTAAG TTCAATGCGGTTTTGCTTGGAGTGAAAGAGTCCCTGCCAAGTCAGGACACAGAAATGGCCAACAGATGCAAGTTGTTGCAGGATAGAATGGCCAGCGATCATTCAAAAATTGTGTTTTGCTTTGAAAATCTTGGGCTGCTATGCGCTTATGAG GCTGTTAAAGTATGCATGGAAAGTGCTCCTAAGGTTCAAGAAGAATGTGAGGTTTTTAAGGAAGGCGTCATGCAATATGAAAAGTTTCTTCAGGAGGTTCTTTCAATAATCGAAGGAGCTCTAG AGCATAAGAATCTTCTAAATGCGAATGGTGGATCAGGTTCACTAGCTACAGGCCAGATATCTCCGAAGCTAGTCGAGCTACTTGAAATTTTTAGATCGTTCGG GAAAGATACAGAGCTTCTGTGTATCATATTTGTTGAAAGAATAATTGCTGCTAAAGTAATCGAAAGAGTGATGAAGAAAATAGACAATTTATCTCATTTCAATGTATCATATTTGACGGGAAGTAACTCTGGTGTCGGCGGTCTTTCATCTAAAGCACAGTTGGATATTCTGGAATCATTTCGTAATGGGAGG GTAAATCTTCTATTTTCCACTGATGTGCTTGAGGAGGGAATTGATGTAGCCAAATGTTCCTGGGTGATTCGCTTTGATCTACCAAAGACTGTTCGTAGTTATATTCAATCACGGGGGCGAGCTCGCCACAAGGATTCTCATTACATCACCATGCTCGAGAG AGGAAATGCCAAGCAGATAGATCATATGCTTTTCATTACTAGAAGTGAAACATCAATGATACATACAGCCGTGAATCGAGACCCCGGTGTTTCTCCAGTTAAAGCTTGCAATACAAACAAAGTAGTTTCATATGTTGTAGAATCGTCTGGAGCATCAGTCACATCAGATTCCAGCATCAGCCTCCTACATAGATACTGTCAAACCCTACCTCTAGACAA ATCCTTCTCTCCAAAGCCAAACTTTGAAATCTTGACAGAGGGAAATCTTTATCGATGCAAAATGACTCTACCTCCCAATGCATCTTTCCAAACTATAATCGGACCTGCAGCAGGCAGTCCTAATGTATCTAAGCAGCTTGTTTGCTTGGATGCGTGTAAGAAGTTGCATTTGATGGGCGCTCTTGATGATCGTTTACTTCCTTCAAAGCAAGGGTCCGCACAGAAGGATTCCACCTTGAAAGGCGACACAAAACTGAAAAAAGTCAAAGCAGTAACCGGGTCCGCTCAGAAGGATTCCACCTTGAAAGGCGACACAAAACTGAAAAAAGTCAAAGCAGTAACCGGGTCTGCTCAGAAGGATTCCACCTCGAAAGGCGACACAAAACTGACAAAAGTCAAAGCAGTAACCTCAGGGCCAG GGACAACAAAGAGAAAGGAATTACACGGTTCAATTCGCACCCGCATTTTATCAGGAACTTGGGGAGATAAACTTGGCGATGTCATTTTTCATGCATACAAAATCGACTTTGCTTGTAATATTGCGGAACAAAAATATTCCAGTTTTGTACTTTTGATGGAGAGCAAGCTAGCCGATGATGTGGCAAACATTGAAGTGGATTTGTACTTGCTATCTAAATTTGTTAAGGCTTCCGTTTCTTCCTGTGGCCAAATGCATCTCGATGGACAACAG GTCGAGAAAGCTAAATGTTTCCAACAACTAATTTTCAACGGTTTATTCGGGAAGTTGTTTGTCAAATCATCGGGAAAAAGAAAATTCATATTTGGCACGGAGGCATTGCCGTGGGATCCATCACATATGTATTTACTTTTGCCTTTGGAGTCGGAGGATATAGCTACTGAGCGACCAGTGATCAGCTGGTCAGGAATTGATTCCGCTGTTACAACTGTagagtttttaaaaaataatgctCTGTTGAATCTTCAGCAACCTGCAACAGTTGATGAAGATACGTCAATTCATATGCACGATCTAGATGAGACTAAACTCAGTAGTGATATCATTCACTTGGCCGACAGATCTGCAACTGTAGATGGAATCAAGGAAATGGTGGTTGTAGCCATTCATACCGGCAGAATTTATTCGATTGTGGACATTGTTAATGGTACATCAGGTTCCACCCCTTTTGAAGGAGAATGCGATGAAAGTTATTCATCCTTTGCTAATTATTACTACAAAAA GTATGGTATTGTTCTAAAGCATCCACAGCAGCCTTTGTTGCTTCTGAAGCAAAGCCATAATTTACATAATCTTCTTGTGGACTTCCGAAATGAAG GTGATTCACTAGAGAAAGATGCAGGCGGCAAAGTGACTGTCGAGAAAAAGCCTCAACAACGTGCTCAAATCCCGCCAGAACTTGTAGTTGGCACCGATATCACTACATATATCTTGAAGTCATTTTATTTGCTACCGTCAGTAATGCAGCGGCTGGAGACGCTAATGTTGGCCAGCCAGCTCAGGGAAGAAATTTCACTACATGCAGGCCATTCCAGTATCTCAAGCTCGTTG ATTCTGGAAGCTATCACTACGCAAAGATGTAACGAGAGTTTCTCCATGGAGCGACTAGAGTTGCTTGGAGACTCGTTCTTAAAGTATGCCGTTAGCTGCCACCTCTTCCTTAAGTATCCGAAGATGTGTGAAGGACAATTGACTTCACATCGTACTCGGATCATTTCCAACTTGTCTCTCCATAAATTTGGAACAGATCGCAAGCTGCAG GAATATGTACGGGACTGCCCATTTGAGCCACGCCGTTGGACTGCTCCAGGACAAAGTTCAATATGGCCTTCTCCATGTGAGCATCAGTTGGATACGAGGGAAGTGCCTCTCGTTGACAGATTTTTTAGTGAAAACACCAACGTAAAGCTTGGAAAGACTTGTGATAAAGGTCATCGTTGGATTGTTTCAAAGACCATATCTGACTGCGTTGAAGCTCTCATTGGGGCATACTATGAAGGCGGTGGTTTGACTGCTGCAATTAGTTTGATGAAGTGGCTTGGCATAGAGGTCGAGTCTGAACATTTTTTGGTAGACGATGCTATCAGAACTGCATCTCTCTATAGTTATGCTCCAAAAGCTGAGGATATCAGTGTTCTAGAGTCGAAGCTTGGGTATAACTTCTCCACAAAAGGATTATTGCTGGAAGCAATAACACATGCTGCAGGATCTGAAAAAGGTGCTGGCTATTCTTATGAG CGCCTCGAGTTCCTTGGTGATGCCGTGCTTGACATACTTGTCACACGTCATCTTTATATGAACCATAGAGAAGTCGACCCCGGGCTGCTGACAGACATGCGTTCTGCATCCGTGAATAACGACAACTTTGCCCTGGCTGCTGTGAGACAGAACCTTCATCCGCACCTTCAGCACGTCTCATCGTCTCTAGAGAGCCAAATTTCAACATTTGTGAATCTGGTATCTAGCATGAGCACCTCAGCATTAACACCAGATATCAAAGGTCCTAAG GTGCTCGGGGACTTGGTGGAAGGTATAGCTGGTGCAGTGCTCATTGATTCTAAACTCAATCTTGATGAAGTTTGGAGAGTCTTTAAACCTATACTATCTCCTCTTGTGACTCCTGAGAAACTTGAGCTGCAACCCTCACGCGAACTGACTGAGCTGTGCGACTCTCTTGGTTACTTCATCAAACAACATTATGTGATGAAAGGTGATGTTGTGCATGCAGAACTGAAGTTGCAGCTCGAAAGCGTGCTCTTAAATGGCAATGGCGTTGGACCTAACTCGAAAGCTGCAAAGGGAATGGCAGCTCTTCAGTTATTGAAGAAATtagag TCGAGAGGAATAAAATCTTCCAAGCGGCCAAAGCACGACTCCGATGCAGAAGCCCCGTCATTTGCAGTGTCGGATGATGACATTCACTGCGAGCAGCTGAGTGAAACCTCTGGATCAGTCCCCAAAAGGCGAAAGATAGTTCAATCGCAGCAAGAGAGCATCGTAGATTCATCCAGCACAGAGTGCTCGTCTCAGATGGTGGACATTCCAG TGATTCCGCCGATCGAGATGAAGAAAGGGGGGCCACGGACCTCACTCCACACCCTATGCATGAGACTGCAGTGGCCAGCGCCTAGTTTCCAGACGACGGAGGAAAAATCAAG AACGGCCTTCACATTTGGTGACACGACGAGCTTCTGCAGTTTCGAGTCACAGATCAGCTTGACCATACCCGATTCAGGCAAACTGGAGCTCATGGGAGAGGCCAGAGGTGATAAGAAGAGCTCGTACGACTCTGCTGCACTCCTGATGCTGTATGAACTCGAGAGACTGGGGAGGATCAGAATAGGCGAATGA
- the LOC131004835 gene encoding RNA-binding protein involved in heterochromatin assembly dri1-like has translation MNRPGDWSCRACQHHNFQRRESCQRCGGPKPAFGFTTGPDVRPGDWYCAVANCGAHNFASRSTCFKCGAFKDELAAAAGAFDSDFSRPRAAAANRSGWKSGDWICTRYGCNEHNFASRLECFRCNAPRESSGNSFF, from the exons atgaaCAGGCCGGGCGATTGGAGTTGTCGGGCCTGCCAGCACCACAATTTCCAGCGGAGAGAGTCGTGCCAGCGATGCGGGGGCCCGAAGCCCGCGTTCGGGTTCACCACGGGCCCGGACGTCCGGCCCGGCGACTGGTACTGCGCCGTCGCCAACTGCGGGGCCCACAACTTCGCCAGCCGCTCCACCTGCTTCAAGTGTGGCGCCTTCAAGGATGaactcgccgccgccgccggtgcCTTCGACTCCGACTTCTCGCGGCCCCGTGCCGCCGCCGCCAACCGCTCTGGCTGGAAATCCGGCGACTGGATTTGCACTAG GTATGGATGCAACGAGCACAATTTTGCGAGCAGGCTGGAATGCTTCAGGTGCAATGCGCCAAGGGAATCCAGTGGCAACTCTTTCttctaa
- the LOC131004844 gene encoding 60S acidic ribosomal protein P1-like — MSVGELACTYAALILHDDGIPITAEKISTLLKAANLSVESYWPSLFSKLCEKRNVEDLIVNVGAGGGGGAVAVAAPTGAAGGAAAAAAPAAEEKKKEEEKEESDDDMGFGLFD; from the exons ATGTCGGTTGGAGAGCTCGCTTGCACCTACGCTGCTTTGATTCTTCACGACGATGGAATCCCCATCAct GCGGAGAAAATCTCGACACTGCTGAAGGCTGCGAATTTGTCGGTTGAATCGTACTGGCCTAGTCTCTTCTCTAAGCTTTGCGAGAAGAGGAATGTCGAGGATCTTATCGTGAATGTCGGCGCtggtggtggcggtggcgcCGTTGCAGTCGCTGCTCCAACTGGCGCTGCCGGTGGTGCCGCTGCTGCAGCTGCCCCTGCTgcagaggagaagaagaag GAGGAGGAAAAAGAGGAAAGTGACGACGACATGGGCTTTGGTTTGTTTGATTAA